GTTGTAGTAATCTATAGTATACACTAGCACCAAACAGGTATCTGTACCAAGTTGTTTTTTCATGATTAAATTTACTCAAGAGGGACAAAGATCTTACATGGTCATCGACATCCTCGATCTATCTACACCTGTCCCCTTCCCACAATCTGGCTTTTTTCTGTTATTAAGATTCTGCAAACACAAAAAGGAGAGTAAGCTCAGAAATAGCCCTGAACATCATCAGGTGTGTTCATATACTGCAGATCTGGAGAGGTCTATGTACATTTCTGTCCATTTGCTCTAACTTCATTTTTATGTTACGTGCGATCTTCCCCACTTCATCGATGTCTTTCTCCATGCGCCCTTTGATTGCTGGAAGATATTCATTTCATCATTTGAATGTTCCATTTAGAAATGCAACTACGGAGTGAGTAGGAAACATGAGCATTGGCAGGTGGAGTTCGCACCTTTCATTGCGGATGCCTTAGTGACTGATTTTGACTCCTCATTGGCTTCCTATAGGtgagaagaaaaacacaatTGCCAACAGCGGAGGTTATAAACTAAGGTGATGGCAAAATGCAAGGATCGGATAGTCATGCATGGAGATCTAGCATTTCTGAAACGTTGgaagcaaaaacaaaattacctGAAGTTTCTGAACTATGTTTGACATCTTGTCCAGAAGCATCTCTATGTCTTTGACCTAGATCAAGAGGCCCTAATTTAAGAAAACCCAGTGGCTACAACAATTGTAGTTGACATTTAAATGCATGAAAAGTCTGGACGGACTAGATAGATAACCGACTTCTTCGTAGAAGTCCTCGAGTCCATAATCTGATTTGTTCTTGGAGTTTCGACGCCCCATCTCGATGTCCCTCTCCTTTGGGGGCTTCTCGTCCATTTCAAAAGAATCCTACAATTCGATATAAAGCATCAGCAGCAAGAACTATCTAGTTATCAACAATCATATGCTGTGAAGTCATCTACTGTGGCATAATTGCAGGTTTGAGTCGTTTGCTACAAGTTTCAAGAAGTTTTTTAAGATATTCTGAGTTCGTCACACACTCATGCTTGAGATATCAGGAATTAATCAGGGCTTTCGCAGCCCGTCGTCGTCTAATTACTGACCTATGATGAAACTAAAGGAATAAAAGGAACTGTAAAGCAGTTGGTTGCGCGAACTGTCTCTGTTTGTTGGCCGCTCGCACACAAAATTGAAGaacaaggaagaaaaagaaaggaactGCACAATATGGACAGAAATAATCCTGTGGACTGTAAAGAACAACGTACCGTCAGAAGATTGTTCATCTTGTCGTCTTGATTTCGTGCAGAGAGATACACAAGACAGAAAGacgagagacagagagaggagacgaggaagatgaGATCAAGGAAACGTATGCTGCGAGCGCGGCGGCAACTTTGGAGAGATGGTGGTGGCGTTGTCGTGGGACGCCGGCCAGCGATGGAACCAAATAACTAGCAGACGGCCGAGTTAGTAAGAAATCAAAAGCGACGTTAATTCCTTTCTTGCACTGGGTCCCGGAACAGAcccttccttcttctcttctcctggGGGACGGACAGACAGACGCAAGAGACGGCGACGTCGTGCAACGCAAGGGCCCATTCTGCTCGGTGTATTACCGTGGGGACGGTTAAGCTGTACCACACGTGAAGCTTGAGTATGCTGCAACTGGCGCGTCTGCCATGTCGGAGAAGCAGAGGCGTTGCTGAATTCGGCCAACTGGGCTGGCCCTAAAGAGCCAGGGGTCCAAGCCGCTGTTGTACAAACGTCCTCTCACCTAATGGGCTGGCCCATTTAGAAATTGTACATGTGATGTTCAAGTTTTATTCTTAGGCTCTAGACAAATGTTCACGTCGTTGTGATAATTTGTTCACTCGTACCCATGTATATTCATTGCAAAGTTGTAAAAACATATCAGAACCTGTACATGAAATATCCACAAAACATATATTTCCATGAAAATGATTAACAAGAGTTTAGCTATCCATGTGCCCTTCACGGAAACTCAACTGAACATGCACGACCAACAACCGTGCGACGGAACTAACAGAAGGAAAAGGTCCATGCGATTATAACACTCACGTGGACACTTTTTACGTGAGAGAAAAGCAAATAGACAACTAATTATGTAGATGCAACGAGATTAAATATACATCGGCGTCGCCGGACGATTGATATATACGGCGGGACTGGGATTGGGCAAGGAGCCTAGGATTTGTCAAAGGTGACGATTTCTGGTTGTAAGTCACGTCTGCTCTGACAGTGGAGTAACATAGGTGGTAACATAAATGCCAACTAACCAAATTTGGTGATGTGGcatgttattaatgaggaGAGAGATGTTTGTGCTAACCaaatatgttaccataacattACACAAACCAATGTAAGATGAGTTTATAAACTTATAAATGATAtaatgcatgacaccacatatatgttactacccactatGGAGGTAATAACTTAAACTAGTAACATACACATGTTACTAATCTAAGTTACTCTCCACTATGAACCGTCAATCTGAGTCTCAATAACTTCATTCTCTCTTATTGAGGTTGAATGCCAATATCAATATCAAATTCTCTTATTGCCAACTCCCAGAAGAATTTTCGAACTCCGAGTCCGAGGTGACTGGCCTCTAATTGAGCCCACGTTGGCATACGTACGTGGACCTCTGTGAGCAATTGAGTAACCACACAGTCCGcactaagtttttttttgccaagaAACGCAGGAGCTCTGCCATGCAATATTAGAAGGTAGGAGAAAGTATATGTACAAGAGATCGTGTCTCAAAACAAGTGAAAAccaaaagagaaaggaaaacaGCCGCCCCATCGGACCAAACACGTACAGTTGACCGATAAGGCAGAGAAAACACCAAACGACCCCACTACGCGGTATATGGAAGATAATGCAAGCCTATGGGAGTCGGTAGCGTCACGGGCCATCATAACGACGACGAAAGCCGGGGCGGCCACTACCTGGAATATACGCCTGTTACTTTCTTTCCAAATGTTTCACATGATGTAAATAGCCACTCCATTGAATTCACCTTTTCTGTTCTTCTCGACCGCCTTGGAGGTAGGAATCCACCACGCAATAGCGTCACTGTAGTCAGAGAGTTTGACTTGTTAAAGGATGCCAAGACTAGCTGTAGTGCCAAAGCAATATCCCACACTTGGCGAGCCAAGGGGCATCCAATGAAAATATGGGTCCTGATTTCATGGGGTTCGGTGCAACGGGAGCAACCCGGAATGTGcagcgagagagagagtctTGTTCTGAGCGAGGAGCCACACACAAAGAATTTGCATTTATTTTCagctttttctttccaaacaATTAATATTAGTGTGTTGGACATGGATGGAACCAAAGAATTAGGCTTGTACGCAGGCGTAGATGTCAGTCCGCACTAAGTTGACTGACCTCGTTTTGAGAGCTAGTGTGATCAAATTATTAACGTAAGTCGACAGGAGTGGAAGTTTTGAGCATGCCAACGTACGTGGAGTTCGTTACCCTGCAACACGAGCATATTTGACTGGGCCAGCTCGTACGTGTTTTCAAAGCTCCTGAGCTAGTGGTCCTTCACGCACGAGCGTGTGACTGGGTCACAAACTCTGGGGATTGATTCTGTGTAACCATTAATTGCAACTTTCAGGAAGCATCATCAGCCAGAAGCTCGAACTAATTATTTTCTGCACTATAAGTAGGTGGCAGCAAAGCACACTCAAAAGCACACTGAACCACGGTACTACAGTGCTCCGGAAAAAGAACTGTACTCCTAGCTAGTAGCTATAGTTCAGCAGTATACTCCGGAGTAGTAGTTCCCAACGACCAACAGGAGAGGTGGTGTCGATCATCCCGATTGAACGTAGCTTCTTCGTCCTCTAGCCAGCTGCTTCTACGTACGAGCGCGCGCATATTGCCCGATGGCTCCAGACCCCAACAACTTCGACGACTCTGGGCCAAAGCATATAGGCGGTTCTTCTGCAAAGACGATTGACTGGTATATATGCTTGTTATATATGCGCTCGATTTTAAGGTATTTGCATGCACCCTCGTCTTCGTGGCGCATGCGTGCACTTCCGGTACGTACAGGGCGAGCTGATATGTATTTCCCATATCAATCTACAGGGACAACGAGGAGCACTGCCGGTGCATCGCCGATTGCCTTGTAAAAGGCACTTACGTCATGTGCGGGGCGAGAGAAGAACTTGCGCCGGCGTGGTCGGAAAACTTCCATTTCCGGCTCAAGAGAAGCCCtcaccgtcactgatgaccgaCGCACCCCGACGCACCCCGACACCCGTCCGCTCATCTTTGGTGCCATCTACGAGCGCATGCCCGACGCACCCCGACACCCGTCTGCTCCTCACTATATCGTCGCCTTCCGGGGCACCAAGCTGAAGCACGCCAAGATGGCAGCCAAGATGCAAGACCTCGACGATGACTTCCATATATTGGTGAACACCCTGCGGGACACGAAGCGGTACCGACGCGCACGCGAAGCGGTCGACGAGCTCCTAAACGTCAATAAGGACGAAGCTAACCCTGATAGCAGCTGCGTCGTGTGGCTCGCCGGGCACTCTCTGGGGGCGGCTGTGGCGCTGGAATTGGGGCGGGCCATGATGTTGGAGCGGGTCGATGATCAGCGGAACCTCCCGACCTTCCTCTTCAACCTACCACGGGTGTCATTGGCATCGCTGGTCGACATGCTGCTCCGTAAAGACAAGAGGGACGCCCTTTACGCCGCGAGTAACACGGTGAAGGTCGGCGTCGTGTCGGTCCTCAGTGAGCACCAGAAACGCATGGAGAAAATCTTCGAGCGGCTGGCCAGGTGGGTCCCGAATCTGTACGTGCACGAGAAGGACCCCATCTCCAACGGCCTCATTGGTCACTTTGGGCGGCCGCAGCAGCTCCGCGAGTGGTGCTGCCCCGATATCGTCGCCAAGGCAGGGATGCAACTGTCGCACCGTGACATGTTCAGCTCGTTGTTTGGCCAGGAGAAGATGCAGCCGTGCCTCCTGCCGTCGGTGATGTTATGGATAAACTCGAGCGTCGACGAGCAGGCGGGCAACTGGTTCGACCTGCGGTTGGCGGCACACAAGCTCCAGCAGTGGTGGAAACCGAACAGCGAGCTCGAGCAGGCGGTCAACTTGTTCGTCCAGTGGTTCGACCAGCGGTCGGCGGCACACGAGCTCCAGCAGTGGTGGAAACCGAACAGCGAGCTCAGTTTGAGCCCCAGGCGACATATCTTTTTTGAGGATATGCACGGCACGGATACGGGATACGGACACCGTGACACCACAATTTCTCAAAAACCCTGATACGGGGATACGTGCATAAACTTCGTATTTCTATGCCAGTGGTTGTTCTGGTGACCAGATGATTGAAGAGGAGTCTTCAAAGTGGAAGATTGTAGGTCTACTGAGTAGTCCTTTGTACTTTACATATAAAAGGTTGTCTTAAGTTCAAAACATAACTTGagatttttctttgattttatatatatatatagatctcAACAGCTTGTAGTCGTGTATAGTTAGACGCTCGAGTAGTTGGGATTGTTCCCGGTCTGTTTCTTCTGTTCCCTGTAAAATCTCCTGTAAATCTCTCCCGATGTAACTTCCTGGTTTCTACTATAAATACAACAGCGGCCCGAGGCAAAAGGTTCAACGCTTCCCATCTCGGTTCTGTTTCTTTACATATGCGCTAATATCGCCTACAAACACCACATCTGAGCTCTTTTAAAAGATCAGGCAGCCTAGCTAGGCAGGAAGGTGTGGCCTTGATGATTATGCTTGTGGTGTGGGAGCATGGATTTTCATGGATGGAGAGAAATACGTGTGTGTTCTAAAACGTGtcaactttatttttttttcgaagaATCGGGAGCTTTATTACTCAGGAATAGGGTTACAATCCGAAGCAACAAAATGAGAAATAAGCACTGGATTGGAATATCGTCAACCCAAACATTGGTGACCCGTGACCCGTTCCCTGCTTGCAagactagctagctaatctGCAATCCTATTTTGATGACGACTGATTTTCACGAGTAATAGCTCCCTCAGGCCACTAATAAGCGCCTGCTCAACCTCCATAATCCGCGAATATATAGATCGATCTAGCCCAGGTTCCATCATATACTTGATGCACACAACACTATCAGTTTGGATCAGACCAGGCCCCAACTCAAGCTGATTAGTCAGCCTGATGCCATCGACAATTGCATGAAGTTCTGCCTCCAATGCATCTGTGCGCCCTGGGAGAATGCAGCAAAAACCAGCCAACACCACCCCATCATGATCACGGATAACAACAGCACATCCAGCATTACCAACTAGTAAACATTTGGACATCCGTCGGTGCTCAACACTTACAACTCCTTTGACACccatcattttatttttatttttttgacgaTCAAGGCAGGTGCTCTGCCGTTtcattaaagaagaagagatccGATCAATACAAAATTaacaaagaagagaaagaaaaaggatccGAAGCTGAACAAGATCAGCTCGGCTGTACAACTACCAGAACTACAAGCCTCCGGCCAACATTAAAAACTCCAAGTCCTCGTCAATGAGACTCTTAACAGCAGGAACTTCAGCCTTCTTGCCATGAAAAATCCTGTTGTTTCTCTCTTTCCATATGTTCCAGACTACATATGCCCCAACGATCActgccttcttcctctccgtcAACATGGCCGAGGACTGTAGCTTCCTCCACCATAGAGGGATACAGTCAGCATGAGAAGCAGACCGCGCCACCTCCGGGAGCAGATCCTTGACCCTGTGCCACAGCTCCTTGGCGAACGGACATTGCAAGAAAAGGTGAGCAGCTGACTCCAACACTTGGTCACAGAAAACACAGCAATCATCATGAGGTCATCCACGGGCACTCAACCGAGCCGCAGTCCAAATTCTGCTCTGGAGCAAGAGCCAAACAAAGAATCTGACCTTGCCTTCCACTTTGATTTTCCACGCTTTTTTCCAACATTGGCTGGCGAATCCTCCCAAAGAATTGGCAGAGGTAAGCAGATTTAGCCGAGCAGATCTCATTAGCCTCAAACCTCCAACGAACAGAGTCAGCATTCAAAAATCAACTTGTTTGGCCAGCGCAAATTGGTACATGAATTCAAATCTTTAATTGCATGGAACCACACTATAACTAACCCTAATTCTTCTCTAAAAGCCAAAAATTCTCTAGAATTGTTTCTCATTGTACAAATCTATGTGGCAGACAAACATGTATTTTGAATCCgcaattcaaattcaaccaaaagaaatcctatcaaaaatttgtTAGGAGTaatcctttgttttttttcttggtgaCCTCTTTATGCCTTTTACTCTGATGAGAAAATACACCGCTGGTCTGTTAACTTGACATGTATGTGCAGATTAGTCACTGTATGGACAAGTAAAGTCAGAAATATGAATTTGTATTATTTAGAATGCTAAATTTGAGTGTTACAACTTGACACGTATGAACAAGCAAGTCAAAAATACGAATTTGTATGTTTCGGCTCCCATGACATGCCAACCAACCTAGACTGCTGGTCGAGCgagagcttttttttttttttgaagggaGCGAGAGCTTTTTGGCCCGAAGTTATTCTGCAGAGGTAATTCGCGAAGACTGTATCTTGTAAACCggcccttcttcctcgctcGGTCGAATCCCCATCCCCGAAATCCCTAATTTTCTCCCACGTTGACTCCGCGAGCCTGTCCCGGTGCTGTCGCCCGTGCGGCCGCTTCCTCTGCCCTTTCTGTGCCCTCGATCAGGATAGGTGCGTTGGGAAGCAATGCACGAGGCCtacggcggccgcgggggcgCGAGCGGGCGGTGCAAGccggggcagcggcggggaAGGCTCGGGCGCTCGCCGGGCGAGCAGGGACGcgaggcgcggcggccggcgggacATGACGGCAGGTCGCGTGCGTCgggcgtcgtcgtcggtggGGCTTGGCCATCTGCGACGGCTGGGCGCGCCCGCGTCCGTGGCGGCGACTGGGAGGTCGGCGGCATCGGCGGGGCTCGGTtgtcgcggcggcgccgggtgCGCTCAACGGGCGGCGGCACGATGGCTGGAGCTCTGGCATAGAGGGATAGCGTTGGCACGATGCGGATGAAGCAAGAAGACAGCAAACAGTCACTGACCTGCGGGACCGTGACGTCAGTGGGGCGAGAACGAGAAAAAGAGACATTGACTTTGCGCTTCCGTACATGTCAAGTAGTTGTAACACTCCAATTTAGCATTATTTGCAAGTACGGTGACTAAACCAAGTTAATAGACTAACGGTGCATTTTCCTCTTTTATTGTTGTACAGTTTTTTCTAATTAATGAATTGAGTCTATTATTTTGCATTTATATAAAGAACGATTTTGCTACATTTAACTCATTTTAACTTTATTTAGAAATAAGTTGATTCCTCACTCATTAGATATAATTTGTGCTTTAGGATTCAAAATGAAAGATAGAAATAGAATAATGGAATGGTGTTCAAATACTAATACAACGGCTCTGACTCGATCCTGCACTAAGGAACAGACGTCTTTTTTGTGGGGGTGTGAAAGGGTATTTGGTCAGTGtgggattttcttttttcgaaaattCTAATTGGGACATGTTTCAACCCATGTCATCGAGTGGCACATCCCGTGGATCCAGAGGCACCTCCCAAGCTTTCTCCATTTGACCATTTGGGAGTACTTAGACAAAAATGCAAAACTATAACCCAATGTCATTGGAAACCCTTTTGTCCAAATGTTATCTCCACCTCTTTCATTTCTTCTCCAAATTTGTGAAAAAGAATATGAAGTGTTCACTTGTGCGAAAATTGTCACAAACTTGTGCGTTTGCCCATTTgtgtaaacaaaatcatgAGAAAGGCAAATAGGAGCTTCCATTGAACATTATGGTATTTTTTCTATCCCCACTTTGGACAAATATGGAGTTCAAATGAGTAGTCgtccttggagatgccctaacaCCCAATCTGAGCACAATCATGCATGTGCCCCTGTCCACCGTGGACCCATTCCGGTTGAGCGCTGCCATGCCCACGGTCAACGGCAATGGAGGTTCCCAACAGCCCAACGTGAGATAAGTGTCCACAAAAGTAAACATTTCACTGGGTCACTCCCGTATATTCAAAGAACGTAAGCTCCTTATCTCTTCGGCCAAGGGAACCCTCTTGTCCTATGCACGTAGACCTTCCTCTCCCAGTGGACTTATTTTGAGTAACCGTTACAAGTTGCAACTTACAGAAAGAATCCTTAGCAGCTGGCAGCTGAAACTACTTGTAATTCTAAAGTCCAACCCATGTTACATATATGCACCTCGTAGGAGAGTTACATTCGCGCCAAAAGCAGAGGAGACTTGGGCACACAGCACTAGCTTCATCTTGATCCGTAGTTCCCAAGACTGCCAAAATGGCTTCAAGCGTTGACCTTGAAGACCGCTTTGACATCTCCGGGCCGACGCACATCATGTCCAGAGCCGGCGGCACCGGCCGTTCTTCTCCAACGACGATTGACTGGTATGTTGTCGGATCAGCCTTAGTCCATGCCTATAAGTGCATCAACTGATCCATGTCAGTGGATTACAGGAACAAGGAGGAGCACCGCCGTTGCGTGGCCGCCTGCATCGTGAAAGGCACGTACATCCTGGAGAACGACAGGACCAGGTGCAGGGTGCACGCGGAGGCGCTGGCGCCGCCGTGGTGGGAGAGCTTCCACTTCCGCCTGGTGGACGTGCTCAAGGACGAGTCGTACAAGCGCAGCGGCGACAAGTTCATCTTCGGCGCCATCTACGAGCACGTGCCGCCCCCGggcggccgccaccaccacccatcCGCTCCACGGTACGTCGTCGCCTTCCGTGGCACAATGCTGCTGCATCCCAAGGCGATCCACGACCTGTGCCTCGACTTCAAGATCCTGGTCAACACGCTCGCGGAGTGCAAGCGCTCCCAGCGCGCGCACCAGGCGGTGGACACGCTCCTCAAGACCATCGCCAATGGCAAAACTGCCGCAGGAGGAGGATCATCCGACAGCGTGTGGCTCACGGGGCACTCTCTGGGCGCGTCGCTGGCTCTGGACGTGGGGCGGGCCATGATGTCGGAGCAAGGGCTCAGCATCCCGACGTTCCTCTTCAACCCGCCGCAGGTGTCGTTGGCTCCGGCCATCAACAAGCTGCTCCCGTCGGAAGGGCTGAGGAGGGATTTGTACGCCAAGAGCAACCTCGTCaaggccgggctcgggctggTGCTCAGCCCACACAGGAAACGCATGGAGAAGCTGTTCGAGCTGCTGTCCCCGTGGGCGCCGAACCTCTACGTGCACGACAAGGACCTCATCTGCCAGGGCTTCATCGACTActtcgggcagcggcagcagtgggaggcgcaggaggagcagcggtgccgcggcggcgtgtCCAAGTCGTCGTCGGCGATGACGCTGTCGTACCGTGACATGCTCTTCTCCGTGCTCGgcaaggagaaggagcggccGCACCTCCTGCCGTCGGCCACGCTGTGGAGGAACTCCAGCGTGGGCAGCGACGCGCACGGGCTCCAGCAGTGGTGGAAACCGGACGGCGAGCTGAGGTTGAGTGACAGGCGTTATAGCTATCCTTGAGCATGAACTTGTGTGCCACGTTGTATGCTGCTTGTTTGTCAGATTACTGTGTATCTTCTTACTTATCATTTTCTCAGTGATGGAGACTAGACGCTAGGTTTAATTTAAGGGGTTCAGTAAATGTCTGTTTGACCGTTCCCTAATTGGGCGACAGTCAATTTTTTCTTCGGAGATTCTAGTTTTGATCTTGGTGAACGTTTATGCCCGAAATGAACTAGAGTGATAGTTGGGGCCAACTCCGAGCATTGACTTGACAAAAAATTTGCTTCCGTCTAAACGTAGAATAAACTTTTGAACACAACTAAAATTCAGTAGGACAAGTTTTGACCATCGTCCAAACATATTCTGATCTCCTCCTCTCAGAGCATCTACCATGCATGGTGCTTAGTGAGGTGTTTACAAAAAATAAACCAGTTTTTACTTAAGCACGTGTGTCTATTTTGTACGGGACAGGGCACCTCTAGTATAGAAATAAGCACCGGTGCTTAAAAAACTGGTTAATTTTATAAGCACCACCTTAAGCActttgcattgtacatgctctcaTGCTCCTTCGCTAGCATCACCCGTGATGTTCTCAACCAAGAACCAACCGACAAAGCGATGTGGCCAACTTGCCATGGTCTATGCCTCCCAATGCCGCTCGACACTGCCACGGGAAACCGGAAAGGGCGCTATGCCCAATCCCATGACGGTGGTAGATCTGCATTCGGTGAGTCCACTCGCTAGCCATcggtccccccccccccttctaaAATCCAAAATCATATATAAAGAAAAGGTTGTGTCAAGTTCAAAACATGAGGCACCACACACAACATCTCTTGACGAGGCAAGCAAAACGATATATGGGGCGCAGCTGGGGAggcaaaccctagccgccaccgccaccgccacccctcccCTACCCCTCCACCCTCTTCCTGGtctacctcctcctccttgctaCCGCTTGAGACGGAGGTCAC
This is a stretch of genomic DNA from Brachypodium distachyon strain Bd21 chromosome 1, Brachypodium_distachyon_v3.0, whole genome shotgun sequence. It encodes these proteins:
- the LOC100828040 gene encoding GDSL esterase/lipase At4g10955 gives rise to the protein MPDAPRHPSAPHYIVAFRGTKLKHAKMAAKMQDLDDDFHILVNTLRDTKRYRRAREAVDELLNVNKDEANPDSSCVVWLAGHSLGAAVALELGRAMMLERVDDQRNLPTFLFNLPRVSLASLVDMLLRKDKRDALYAASNTVKVGVVSVLSEHQKRMEKIFERLARWVPNLYVHEKDPISNGLIGHFGRPQQLREWCCPDIVAKAGMQLSHRDMFSSLFGQEKMQPCLLPSVMLWINSSVDEQAGNWFDLRLAAHKLQQWWKPNSELEQAVNLFVQWFDQRSAAHELQQWWKPNSELSLSPRRHIFFEDMHGTDTGYGHRDTTISQKP
- the LOC100842624 gene encoding GDSL esterase/lipase At4g10955, with protein sequence MASSVDLEDRFDISGPTHIMSRAGGTGRSSPTTIDWNKEEHRRCVAACIVKGTYILENDRTRCRVHAEALAPPWWESFHFRLVDVLKDESYKRSGDKFIFGAIYEHVPPPGGRHHHPSAPRYVVAFRGTMLLHPKAIHDLCLDFKILVNTLAECKRSQRAHQAVDTLLKTIANGKTAAGGGSSDSVWLTGHSLGASLALDVGRAMMSEQGLSIPTFLFNPPQVSLAPAINKLLPSEGLRRDLYAKSNLVKAGLGLVLSPHRKRMEKLFELLSPWAPNLYVHDKDLICQGFIDYFGQRQQWEAQEEQRCRGGVSKSSSAMTLSYRDMLFSVLGKEKERPHLLPSATLWRNSSVGSDAHGLQQWWKPDGELRLSDRRYSYP